The proteins below come from a single Streptomyces sp. MRC013 genomic window:
- a CDS encoding HAD family hydrolase, translating into MGKHRAHLVWDWNGTLLDDIGAVIEATNACFEEVGLPPITLERYRELYCVPVPLFYERLLGRLPTEEEWAVMDDAFHRHYWARAAACGLADGAAELLAAAREFGRTQSLLSLAPHDRLVPLVRRYGIEEWFVRVDGRTDRSTSGKAEHMVRHLLALDGVPPERTVVIGDARDDAVAAAHVGARAVLYTGGSHSRAGLEGAGVPVVDTLAEAVAVAEDMVG; encoded by the coding sequence ATGGGGAAGCACCGCGCGCACCTGGTCTGGGACTGGAACGGAACCCTGCTCGACGACATCGGCGCCGTCATCGAGGCGACCAACGCCTGCTTCGAGGAGGTGGGGCTGCCGCCGATCACGCTCGAGCGGTACCGTGAGCTGTACTGCGTACCCGTCCCGCTCTTCTACGAGCGGCTGCTCGGCCGGCTCCCCACCGAGGAGGAGTGGGCCGTCATGGACGACGCGTTCCACCGGCACTACTGGGCGCGCGCCGCCGCCTGCGGGCTCGCCGACGGCGCGGCCGAGTTGCTGGCGGCCGCGCGGGAGTTCGGCCGGACGCAGTCGCTGCTGTCGCTGGCCCCGCACGACCGCCTGGTGCCGCTGGTGCGGCGGTACGGCATCGAGGAGTGGTTCGTCCGCGTCGACGGGCGTACCGACCGCTCCACCTCCGGCAAGGCCGAGCACATGGTGCGGCACCTGCTGGCCCTCGACGGGGTCCCTCCCGAGCGGACCGTGGTCATCGGGGACGCCCGCGACGACGCGGTTGCGGCGGCCCACGTCGGCGCGCGGGCGGTGCTGTACACGGGCGGGTCGCACAGCCGCGCCGGCCTGGAGGGCGCGGGCGTCCCCGTGGTCGACACGCTGGCGGAGGCCGTCGCCGTCGCCGAGGACATGGTCGGCTGA